The following coding sequences are from one Cystobacter fuscus DSM 2262 window:
- a CDS encoding Kelch repeat-containing protein has translation MIQRPAASGSALRDGEVPGASSWAVTGSMGLPRMYHTATLLPMTGQVLVAGGFNTTTEAYEPRNGEWWRAANTLTTHRSHTATLLLDGRVLLAGGGQHPRTGVNAEMYDEITVSWSAAGRMITTRFGHTATLLPDGRVLVVGGTDKEFSGRTLSSAELYDPGTDTWTATGSLAAARTHHTATLLPDGRVLVVGGDDKKLRRNTAELYDPSTGTWSSTTSMWASRTYHSATLLSTGQVLVAGGDPEGRNASAELYDPGTRTWSSTADMNDARRYHTATLLPDGRVLVAGGYHDNGGIHFSAELYDPATGTWSSTASMNADRFQHSATLLPEGSLLVVGGVGNHDQSSAELYVPEALAVLE, from the coding sequence ATGATTCAAAGGCCGGCGGCGTCTGGCTCGGCCTTGCGTGACGGTGAGGTGCCCGGTGCGTCGTCCTGGGCGGTCACCGGGAGCATGGGGTTGCCGCGCATGTATCACACCGCCACCCTGCTTCCCATGACGGGCCAGGTGCTCGTGGCGGGCGGCTTCAATACCACCACGGAGGCGTACGAGCCGAGAAATGGAGAGTGGTGGCGGGCGGCCAATACCCTCACCACCCACCGCTCGCACACGGCGACGTTGCTGCTCGATGGCCGGGTGCTCCTGGCGGGCGGTGGACAGCACCCCCGCACGGGGGTCAACGCGGAGATGTACGACGAGATCACGGTCTCGTGGAGCGCCGCGGGCCGCATGATCACCACGCGTTTCGGTCACACGGCGACGCTGCTGCCCGATGGCCGGGTGCTCGTGGTGGGGGGCACCGACAAGGAGTTCAGCGGGCGTACGCTGAGTTCGGCGGAGCTGTACGATCCGGGCACCGACACCTGGACGGCCACGGGAAGCCTGGCCGCGGCGCGCACCCACCACACGGCGACGTTGCTGCCCGATGGCCGGGTGCTGGTGGTGGGCGGGGATGACAAGAAGCTCCGCAGGAACACGGCGGAGCTGTATGACCCGAGCACTGGGACGTGGTCGTCCACCACCAGCATGTGGGCGTCGCGCACCTATCACTCCGCGACCCTGCTGAGCACGGGCCAGGTGCTCGTGGCCGGAGGAGATCCGGAGGGGCGCAATGCCTCGGCGGAGCTGTACGATCCGGGCACCCGGACGTGGTCGTCCACGGCCGACATGAACGACGCACGGCGCTATCACACGGCGACGCTGCTGCCCGATGGGCGGGTGCTCGTGGCGGGTGGCTACCATGACAACGGTGGTATCCACTTCTCCGCGGAGTTGTATGACCCGGCCACGGGGACCTGGAGCTCCACGGCCAGCATGAACGCGGATCGCTTTCAGCACTCGGCCACGTTGCTGCCCGAGGGCTCCCTGCTCGTCGTGGGCGGTGTCGGCAATCACGATCAGTCCTCCGCCGAGCTGTATGTGCCGGAGGCTCTCGCGGTCTTGGAGTGA